A region from the Streptobacillus ratti genome encodes:
- a CDS encoding ABC transporter permease, with protein MDSLMIFIGLLPESIKFGLIYSIMVMGVYITYKILDFPDLTVDGSFTLGGFTFAGTMLIFPTHPIIGLIFSAIAGMISGFITGILHVKYGINKLLSGIITMTALYSINARILNKPNVFLENEQSWFYIINYEKYFTLFIIISIILLIIKVLYDRRIKPDKDALKSLIIYILIYIFSIGYVYYSKDISMYLLLLIVFVIKLIMDYILTSKFGLILRALGDNEVLVSNLGVSVNRVKIIGLMLSNLLVASSGAFFAQYIKVVDLSSSVGTIIIGLASIIFGMGVIKRSRSINNISIVILGSIIYYIIINFALNSSSITDELFYILGFSQELISKLSIRPTDVKIITALFLAVILAVGKKRGKNNA; from the coding sequence ATGGATTCTTTAATGATTTTTATAGGCTTACTTCCAGAATCTATTAAATTTGGATTAATTTATTCAATTATGGTAATGGGAGTATATATAACATACAAAATATTGGATTTTCCAGACTTGACAGTAGATGGTTCATTTACTTTAGGAGGATTTACTTTTGCTGGGACTATGTTAATATTCCCAACTCACCCTATAATAGGATTAATATTTTCAGCTATTGCAGGAATGATTTCAGGATTTATTACAGGTATTTTACATGTAAAATATGGAATAAATAAATTATTGTCAGGTATAATAACTATGACAGCTCTATATAGTATAAATGCTAGAATACTTAATAAACCTAATGTGTTTTTAGAAAATGAACAAAGTTGGTTTTATATAATAAATTATGAGAAATATTTTACTTTATTTATAATAATATCAATAATATTACTAATTATTAAAGTTTTATACGATAGAAGAATAAAACCAGATAAAGATGCCTTAAAAAGTTTAATAATATATATATTAATATATATTTTTTCAATAGGATATGTGTATTACAGTAAAGATATTTCAATGTATTTACTATTATTAATAGTTTTTGTTATAAAATTAATTATGGACTATATCTTAACATCTAAGTTCGGATTAATACTTAGAGCCTTAGGAGATAATGAAGTATTAGTTTCTAATTTAGGAGTAAGTGTAAATAGGGTTAAGATTATAGGGTTAATGTTATCTAATTTACTTGTGGCAAGTTCTGGAGCATTTTTTGCTCAATATATTAAAGTAGTAGATTTATCTTCATCTGTTGGAACAATAATAATAGGTCTTGCATCAATAATATTTGGTATGGGAGTAATTAAGAGAAGTAGATCTATAAATAATATATCTATAGTTATTTTAGGTTCTATTATTTACTATATCATAATTAATTTTGCACTTAATTCATCATCAATTACAGATGAATTATTCTATATATTAGGCTTTAGTCAAGAATTAATATCTAAATTATCAATAAGACCAACTGATGTTAAGATAATTACTGCATTATTCCTTGCTGTTATACTTGCAGTAGGAAAGAAAAGAGGTAAGAATAATGCTTAA
- a CDS encoding ABC transporter substrate-binding protein yields the protein MKKILLILALLGTVVTFLLLNKKERADYRIGISQIVDHPALNATRNGFKDELRMNGINTLFIETNANGDISTLVLNTRKLVNQKVDLIYAIATPTAQVAQNSTEEIPIVISAVTDAKSSGLINKNVTGVLDIVDIEKQILLLKDIMPQIKKLGVIYSSGEQNSVIQVENLKKITVKYGIELIEKSVSQINEIAIATESILKEVDALYTPTDNLVASTINVIADKAKETKKITLGAEKSHVDSGILMTLGIDYYELGKEAGKIAIRVINGEKPEDIEIKGMDNLKFEYNKDTAKLLGLEF from the coding sequence ATGAAAAAAATATTGTTAATATTAGCTTTGTTAGGAACTGTTGTAACTTTTTTATTATTAAATAAAAAGGAAAGAGCAGATTATAGAATTGGTATAAGTCAAATAGTTGACCATCCAGCATTGAATGCTACAAGAAATGGGTTTAAAGATGAATTGAGAATGAATGGAATTAATACTCTATTTATAGAAACAAATGCAAATGGAGATATTTCAACGCTGGTGTTAAATACTAGAAAATTAGTAAATCAAAAGGTTGATTTAATATATGCTATTGCGACACCTACTGCACAAGTTGCACAAAATAGTACAGAAGAAATACCTATAGTTATTTCAGCGGTTACAGATGCAAAGTCTTCAGGATTAATAAATAAGAATGTTACGGGAGTACTAGACATTGTTGATATAGAAAAACAAATATTACTTTTAAAGGATATAATGCCTCAAATTAAAAAATTAGGAGTAATATATAGTTCGGGGGAACAAAATTCAGTAATTCAAGTAGAAAATTTAAAGAAAATAACTGTAAAATATGGAATTGAATTAATTGAAAAATCTGTAAGTCAAATTAATGAAATAGCAATAGCAACAGAATCTATATTAAAAGAAGTAGATGCTCTATATACACCAACGGATAATTTAGTAGCTTCAACTATAAATGTTATAGCAGATAAAGCAAAAGAGACTAAAAAAATAACTTTGGGTGCTGAAAAATCACATGTTGATTCAGGAATATTAATGACTTTAGGTATAGATTATTATGAATTAGGAAAAGAAGCAGGAAAGATTGCTATAAGAGTTATAAATGGAGAAAAACCTGAAGATATAGAAATAAAAGGTATGGATAATTTAAAATTTGAATACAATAAAGATACTGCCAAACTATTAGGATTGGAGTTTTAG